The Anaerolineales bacterium region GGTCCCATTCGGGCAGGCGGTTGCTTTTCACCGCCCGGTGCCACTGCCAAAGGGCTTCGAAGCGCGGACCCCATAGTCCCCACGCCAGGTCAATCTGCATGGATTCGTTTCTCAAAAGGTTAAGAGTCTCAGTGCAATGATGGCAGATCGGAACGGCATTCTCCGGCCTCTGGTAACGCCAGGCAATTTCCACGGGTGCGTCGGGAGCGGGATTCAAGATCGGGCGCCACGAACCTGGCTTGCCGCAGCGCATGCAGTGATTCGGAAATTCGTGCCGCCAGGGGATGCCGGCGACCGAGGCAGCCACCAATTCGTCCAGATAAGGCTCCTCCGCTTTCAACACGGAATAGGAAAGTTTCACCGCCCCATGAGGCAGGTTCCAGGCGCGCGAGAAATCCAGAAGAAACCCGGCCGAACTCACGATCTGCCCGCGCTCCCAGGCTTCGAACTTTTTTCTTTGGACTTCAGGTTTGACCTCCCGAGGATGCGCCTCACGGATGCGGCGGATGTCAGCCACGGCTTCCGCCAGCAAAGCGAACAACAAACTGTCAATTCGTGAGCCGGCATCCATCGCTCCCAGTTGAGGCAGATCGGGAGCGACTGAAAGAATGGTATTGATATAAGGCCGGTAATCCACCTTCGGCCCGGTCTCGATCACGTAACGACAGGCGGGCAATTTGAGGAACCTCCATTTGGAAATGACTTCGTCGAACAACACCCGTCCATCTGCGCTCAGCGCAACGATCCGCATCGGCGGGCAGAAGAAGGTGTGAAAGGTGCGCGCTTCGTCTGTGGGATAGATGAAAGCCAGGACGTCGCGGTTCAGGTTTTGCATGAACATCGCGCCGAAGGCGCGTTGTTCGGAAGTAACCAGGAAACGTAATTGCATGTTATTCGTTATCTCCTTCGCCAAAGAGGATGGTTCGCACGGCTGGCAACAATGAATTGTTGGAACCCATCGCCTTCTTCCAGGCCGGCGCGAGTGGGTGATTGATTTGTTTGGGCAATGCGTATCCCCTTGTTGGAGTCGAGTCGATCAGCATCAAGAGTTCCGCAGGCGGCAAATCTGCAAATTGCCGAAAGACCCCGCGCGCTTCGCGCAGCGGGTGTTCCCGAAGTCTGCTAATGGCGTAGCCCAGGGGATCGGATAGATTCCCACTCTGCGGGCTGGCGACATACAGCACCCACGAGACAAAAGCGCGCACGGAAGCCTGGACTTCCAGGAGTTCGCGCTGTACTTTGGGATGCACGTCGTTTTGCTGAAGCAGAGTTTCAAGTTCCCAAAACTCAGGAGCGACCGCCTCCGCCGTTTTTTCGCCGCAGGCGTGTTGGGTGGTGGAAGTGTTCTCTTGATGAGTGTTTAAGGGGTGTTTAAAAGAGTTTAAATCAGTGCCATTTGCGTCTGCCATATTGCTGCCATTTGCGTCCACTAATACTTCCATCTGCGTCCGGCTATTGCTTCCATCTGCGTCCACCCTATTCCTGCCATTTGCGTCCAACGGTTCATCCAAAAGAACGCGATAGGTGCGCGGCATGGTGTCCACGCGCAGGTCTGAATATGTGGTGGATGCTGTCGGTTCAATCTCCATCAGGAAACGATTCAAGTCTCCGCCGCGCTGCTCGGTAACCCAACCCTTGTTCAACCATGCCTGCACAGTCTTATAACGCTTCGATCCAATGAGTTCTGCCATCTCCAGATAGCCTCGCTTGAACGTCACCACTTCCCGTCGTTCGCCGGTGCGCGCGTTCAAATACGCCATGTCGCGCGCCACCGTCACCAGCCAGGCTTGCGCCGGCGTCAGGTTGAATCGCTTGATTGTCTTCGTGATGAAGTAATGCGGGATGTGAATATCGCCCAAGGAGTTGACGATCCGGCGATGCAGTTCCTGCGCGAGACGATCTATTTCGGACGAGCAGGTCTCGCCGTCTTCGAATCTCGCCATGTCCATTACGGTGTTGAATTGAATATTGGATTGCTTCAACTCCACCGGTGAAAGCAACTCCATCACATCTTCCGCGTCGAGCAATTCCTGCAAAGCATCGGGCAGCCTTGCTCCGCTGTTCAGCAATTCTTTCAGCCGCGCGTACAATGCCGCGGCGTCGGCGCGCGTCAATCTGGGAGTCATGCAAACCTGGTAACGGACCGGCCGGCGATGCGGACGTCCATCCCGCCCGCGGCGGTAGCGGCGCTCACCCGGCGGGTCCACGCGTTGCACCAACCCGCGTAATTCAGATTGAATCTCTTTATGTCGCAAGGATCTCCAGAAGGCGCCAAAGCTCAACCCGCTGAAACGCATGGCCTCGCGGCTGTGTAATGCCAATCCAGACCCTTTCTCATTTGAATACACTTTCCATGCGGCTTGATGGAAACCGATATACAGCCAGATTGCCTTCGGACCAATTTCCGTTCCCAGCCTTCGCAGATAACCCTTCACGACGATCTGTTTATGAGGCTGGACGATCTTGTCGTAGTCCAGCCACTGCACCGGCTCGATGACGATTTCCGGTTCATCGTTCTCTTCGTCAGTAGATTCCATCTCCTCTTGGGGGTTATCCCCAACCACGAACCGAACGGAAACAGATTGATTGAGAATACCGATCAACAATCGCTGCACCGTGCTCGTGAGGCGCGACTCCAGCCAGTCACGCGCGTACACATTGCGTGCGGAAACGGTCATCACGCCATCTTCAAAGGAAAGCAGTTCCGTGTCGCGCACCCAGGTATCGAAGGAGGCGCGCGGCATGTCCAGCTGGAGTTGACCCAGCACAGATTCCCAGGCTTGCTCCGGATTCATAAGCGCCACTCCAGGCGGCAAATAGAACCGTTTTCGATTCTTCGTCCTGCGAGACCCGTCTCGCGAAAAGCGCGTCTCCTGAGCCTTCCTGTGCGTTCGACGCAGGCGGCAGGGTGGGCGGATCGGTGGGCGGCGCGTAGACGGGTGGCAGGCGGCGTGTCCACGTTGCCGCCCACGTCATCCTGCCACAAGAATTGAAAAAGCGAATTTCTGACAGGGTTCATTCCTCGCCTCCCTGTAGCAATGTCAGGATGGTGGCTTTTTCAACCGGATCGAGTTTCAGCAGACCGGCTTCATGCGCCCGCAATCCATAGCGAAGGAGAGCGGATACCAATTCTCCCACTGGCACGTTCAATCCTTCTTCGGATGCCAATGCTGAAATTGTCCTCTTGAGTTCGGGAGAAAAATTACGCCAGGAGGTGATCGCCCGCCATGATGATTCTGATGATTTACGCACTCTGGATTTGCTTTTCATTGAATAGCCTCTTGAGATTTGTGATGATGGATGCAGCGTCATGCGCATGCGGTATGGATTCGGGTGCGGGCGAAGATCCAGATCGCCTTCTTCGTAGGCGCGCATCGCATACTCCAGAATGCTCCTCGCCACCTCGCCTTCGGGAACGAGCAATTCAGCCGCGAGGGTTTTGATCTGCAATGCCAGCTTGGGATCCACACCGCGGTACACCACCTTGCAGTCCAGATGTGCCTTTTCCCATTGCCGGCTGCGTTTGCGCAGCGACGCCACGCGCAAAGAGTCGTAGATGCTGGGCGGCTGAACCGCCGTTACGCTTGAGGTATCGAATGGATTCCGCCTCTTCGACATTCCGCATCCTTAGAATTTCATCACCAGCTGGGTCAGCGCCTGGTATTCCTTGGCGGCGCGGCACAACAGGTCTATCTCGAAGATGGTCTGTCCCTGAGCCGCGCATTCACGTAACAAGGTGGCGCGATGGATGGGAGGCAGAACGCTGGCGTCGAAGCGTTCGCGCAAATCCTCCATCGTTGCCTTGCTCTCGCGGGTCTGTTCGTCGTAGAAGGTCGGGAGAATCCCCAGCAGATTCCCGCGCCAGTTCTTTTTCTCCTGCAGAACGCTCATCATCAGCAGGACTTTGGATACGCCGTCTGCGGACAGGAACTCGGTGGCGGTGGGGACGATCACGAGATCGGAAGCCCACACCGCGCGCTCCTGGATGCCGCCCACGCTTGGAGCAGTGTCAAAGATGATGTAATGCAATCCCTCTTTGAAGAAGCGGCTGATCGAATTTCGGATGGCGGAGATGGGTTGGTCCTGCGCGTTCAGCACGGTTTGCGCCGCCATCGTCTGCTGGTCGCCGGACAGGAGATACAGCCCTTCCCGCCCCGAGGAGCGCACCCACGACTGCACGAAAGTGGTCTCCTGCGGCGTTGCACCCATCGTGAGCAGGTAGAACGCGCCTGGTTCTGGGCTTCGTCCAAGCGCGGTGGCGCACTGACCTTGAGGGTCGAGATCGATCAGGAGAACCCTTCGTCCCTTTTGGGATAAACCGTGTGCGAGGGAAACGGCGGTGGTGGTCTTGCCGACCCCGCCTTTTTGGTTGGCGATACAAATTGTCTTTGTAGGCATGGATTACTCTTTGAACAAGATCGAATTCAATACGACTATTTCTGTCATGGTTCAGAACAACAGAAAGAAACAGATCACTCCAATCAGGATGCTTCCGATGAAGATCGCGACGCCAATAGCCATTCCTGCAACCATGTCAAGACTCTCCCTCCGCCGGGCTTGTTGGGCCGGAATCACATTGAGTGGGAGAATCTTTTTCCTCGGTGGGATTGGGTTGGACCGGTTTTCCACCGCGGCTCAGGCGTTCCCGTCGCCAGCTCAAGATCAACTGGTACACCTGTCCAAGAATGCGCCGTTGTTCAGGCGTAAGCATGACTTCGTTACGATCCTGCGCGGTCATGTATACCTCCCGAATTAAGTTTTGATAGTTTTTTTGGGTCTGGTACATTGCCAGCCGGCTGATCCACAATCATCCCGAGGCGTTTGAGTTCGTTTCGGATGATCAATGCCGCTTGAGCCTTCACAGCGCGGTATTCCTGCTGGGCTAATCGCTGGAGCGCGTTCATTTCCGGCTCCAGCAGATAGATGACAACTCTTGCCATGTTCAACCTCTCTTGAGTTAAGATAAAAGAGCCACGCTCGGCGGCTCTTTTACATGGCGGGAGTCAAGAAATTCTCCGATTTGAAGTACGGGAATTCTACGGAAATTCCCATACACAAAATCTGGATGGAGTGAGTCTCACAATTGAAAATTAACAGGTGAGATTTCCAGCCCAAATCAATAATGACCCCATATTTGGATTCCTGACAGAGTCTCTCGACAATGATGTTGAGGAGTTTAATAGATTCTATGAGGAATCGTTTTCTTTATCTTTTCTAGGGGGACTGGTCCTTAGTTTTTTGACCAGGAAGAAGAATGCTACGATTCCGATCAAGAGTGGGAAAAACACCAAAGCGATGCCGACAAGAATGCCAATAAGGATTTCGATCAACATAACCTGACCGGTTGGCCTTAAGAACAGGATGGCAATTAATTTGAAGAAGGCTGTGTCGTCGTTTTTCTTTAGTAGGCCTTTTGAACGAATAAGGTAAGACGGTTCTCAACGAGACGCCTTGAGGCAATTCGCCATTTGTCTGGCTTCGGTACTGCCTCCCTCGTTGTTTTTTTGCTGGTATTCGTCAAAATATAACCCAGGTTGCATTTCGCGTGTTTGGGATAAGGGTAAACTTTGTAATCTCCCCCGGCTAATTTGAATATCGCCTCCTGTACACAATCTTGATACTGTCGGCGATCCTCCTGACCTCTGTTTTATTCAGCATAAAAAAAGCCGCAGGATGTGCGGCTGTTAGAACAAGACTCTCCTCTTTGTCGCAATTTCTATCGAGGAGCCTTCTTTTGATCCATTTTTTTCCGGAGATCCTTCAGTATGATTTTTCGAATTTCATAAAACCTGCTATCGGAGATGCGCGGTGAGCCATCCGCATAGGTTCCGAATTCCTCAGCCAGAAATTCTGATAGTGTTATGGGATTACGCCACGTATCGCGCCCCTCCCATGCCAAAACCACCTTGGTCCAACGATCCAGCGAGTATGTCGGTGTCCTGCCTCGACGAATGGGTCTGTCAATAAGCGCCAGAACTTCCTCGGGGGATTGATTTTCCACTCCTATCACTGCCGGATGTTCGGTTTGAAGGTCCTCGTACCCCAGCCAAGAAAGAAAATATCGCACCTGACGGAAAGTCTGATAGATCCTGCATGCCTCATACCTTCTCCGTCGAAGGAAGCGGTCCATGCTCAGACCAGTGCGCAAGCCCACCAGGATCAATATCAGGATAAAGATGGAAATGATAGCAACCGTGACTTCAGCAAGTTCCATCCCCAGGCTGTAATGAACTTTATGAAAAATCCAATTGATTGAAGCAATTAACATACCCCCGCAAAGTATCAATAGGAAAACCAGCACGACCCGAAAAAAGGGATGAATATGACTGCGTTTGGTTACATTTTCAGCCATAGGGCGGCAATTGTAAAAGAAAAAATCAAACTTTTTATGTGAAAATACTTACAATCTCCTAACGATAATCATTAAAGTTATAATTGCAATTTGGAGAATTGATTAGATTATGGAAGATTGGCTGACTACCTATGAAGCCGCTCGCGTAAGCGGTTACAACCCGGATTACATTCGGCAGTTGATTCGCTCTCAGAAAGTGCGGGGCAGGAAGTGGGGATTATCCTGGCAGGTCAGCCGGCGATCTCTTGAAGAATATGTGAAGAAAGCTGAAAAGCTGGGGGAACGGCGCGGGGCAAAACCCAAACCCGATTCCAAAAGACGATAAAGCGATCACAAGACGACATGAAACCGATTGACATTTCGTTTTTGCATGATATAATTATCGTATTGGTACGATAATTATATGGTTTGTAACGGGCCGTGAATGTGCAGCAACACACGCACGACCCTAACCCAACCCACCGGCTAGAGCGGAGGGATGGGCTGACTTCATTATATCAGCCCAGATTTCACGCCCTGGTGGGATTCACCGGGGCGATTTCTTTTCTGACCGGGCGGAATGAGATCGCTCCAATAATCAAAAGGAGCCTTCTGATGTTGAATACGAATCCAAGCCCACGAACGAAAGCAATTGCAATTCTTTCCAGGTTCCGCCAGGAGTGGCA contains the following coding sequences:
- a CDS encoding DnaA N-terminal domain-containing protein, translated to MNPEQAWESVLGQLQLDMPRASFDTWVRDTELLSFEDGVMTVSARNVYARDWLESRLTSTVQRLLIGILNQSVSVRFVVGDNPQEEMESTDEENDEPEIVIEPVQWLDYDKIVQPHKQIVVKGYLRRLGTEIGPKAIWLYIGFHQAAWKVYSNEKGSGLALHSREAMRFSGLSFGAFWRSLRHKEIQSELRGLVQRVDPPGERRYRRGRDGRPHRRPVRYQVCMTPRLTRADAAALYARLKELLNSGARLPDALQELLDAEDVMELLSPVELKQSNIQFNTVMDMARFEDGETCSSEIDRLAQELHRRIVNSLGDIHIPHYFITKTIKRFNLTPAQAWLVTVARDMAYLNARTGERREVVTFKRGYLEMAELIGSKRYKTVQAWLNKGWVTEQRGGDLNRFLMEIEPTASTTYSDLRVDTMPRTYRVLLDEPLDANGRNRVDADGSNSRTQMEVLVDANGSNMADANGTDLNSFKHPLNTHQENTSTTQHACGEKTAEAVAPEFWELETLLQQNDVHPKVQRELLEVQASVRAFVSWVLYVASPQSGNLSDPLGYAISRLREHPLREARGVFRQFADLPPAELLMLIDSTPTRGYALPKQINHPLAPAWKKAMGSNNSLLPAVRTILFGEGDNE
- a CDS encoding ParA family protein, producing the protein MPTKTICIANQKGGVGKTTTAVSLAHGLSQKGRRVLLIDLDPQGQCATALGRSPEPGAFYLLTMGATPQETTFVQSWVRSSGREGLYLLSGDQQTMAAQTVLNAQDQPISAIRNSISRFFKEGLHYIIFDTAPSVGGIQERAVWASDLVIVPTATEFLSADGVSKVLLMMSVLQEKKNWRGNLLGILPTFYDEQTRESKATMEDLRERFDASVLPPIHRATLLRECAAQGQTIFEIDLLCRAAKEYQALTQLVMKF